The genomic segment GAGCAACTTCGGCTGCTCCGAATCTACTTGGGCGGCACGACTTTTCTTTACACCTATGGCGTGACGTTCACTCTCTTTCCCATCCACAAGGGCCTGACCTACGCAAACCCGACCGGAGGCATCATCGCGGTCGTCCTCGGCGTCGCCGCACTGGTCTGGTTGGGCGTGCGTCCGGACCGGCCCGCGCCGGCGACCGCCGTTGCGATCGCGGCCACCCCGATCGTGATGGCCTTCCACATCTCGATCATCGCCGAGTTCGTCTGCCTGATCGCGCCGATCTTCCTGGCCATGTACCTGCGCGCCTTCCACTCCCCGCGTCGCGGGGGGATTCTGGTCGCCGTGCTGACCGGGGCGTGCGTCCTGGCTCTCGCGGTCGCACCGACGCCCAAGCTGGTGATCGACTACTTCATCTTCGTGATCGCCATCGTCGGTGCCGCCGAATCGTTCGGGTTGCTGATGCGAGCCCTGGTCGCGGCGGCGTGCACCGATCCCCTGACGCGTCTGCTCAACCGGGCGGGCTGGGAGATCGCCACGGCCGACCTGCTGGACCGCTCCCGTTCGGCGGCGATCACCATCACCGTCGTGGTGCTCGACATCGACAACTTCAAGACGATCAATGACACCCGCGGGCACTTGGCCGGCGACGAGCATCTGATCAGCCGGGCGGAATGCTGGCGAAAACTGGCGCCCGCCAATGCCGTTCTGGCCAGGCTCGGCGGCGACGAATTCGCGGTGTGTATCGCCGACGACGCGAACCTGGCACCGGGCAGTTCGGATCGGTTTGTCGCCGACGTCCGCCTGCACACCCCGGGCACCAGCATCGGCACCGCATCGCACAGCGCTGCGGGCGCCGACATCGCCGCGCTGTACGCAATCGCCGACGCGGCACTCTACGACGCCAAGCGCAAGAAGCTTCCGGGCGCGCTGGGGATCTAACCGGCTTGCTTGGCCGGCGGGCGGTAGAAGATCAGCAACTGGCCGATGGCGCCGGCCAGGCCGAGCACCACCGAGATCAGCAGGCCGTTCCAACCGATCAGCGGGTCGTTGATCCCGAAGATCGCCCAGTCCAGGCTGAGCCGGCCGGGGCCCAGCGTGGCGACCGCGATCGCGCTGATAGCCAGGACCAGG from the Mycobacterium lentiflavum genome contains:
- a CDS encoding GGDEF domain-containing protein, giving the protein MRLHASAGSGFYAREQLRLLRIYLGGTTFLYTYGVTFTLFPIHKGLTYANPTGGIIAVVLGVAALVWLGVRPDRPAPATAVAIAATPIVMAFHISIIAEFVCLIAPIFLAMYLRAFHSPRRGGILVAVLTGACVLALAVAPTPKLVIDYFIFVIAIVGAAESFGLLMRALVAAACTDPLTRLLNRAGWEIATADLLDRSRSAAITITVVVLDIDNFKTINDTRGHLAGDEHLISRAECWRKLAPANAVLARLGGDEFAVCIADDANLAPGSSDRFVADVRLHTPGTSIGTASHSAAGADIAALYAIADAALYDAKRKKLPGALGI